The stretch of DNA GGCTGGCGCTGCTGGACGGCGCGCGGGAGGTGTACGACCTCGACGAGGCGTCGGACATGTACGGCAACGGGGTCGTCGAGGCCCTGGAGGAGAAGGTCGCCGGCCTGCTCGGCAAGGAGGCCGCCGCCTTCTTCCCGACCGGCACGATGGCCCAGCAGGTGGCCCTGCGCTGCTGGGCGGGCCGCACCGGCAACCCGGCGGTCGCGCTGCACGCGCTGGCCCATCCCGAGGTGCACGAGAGGCAGGCCTTCAGCCAGGTCGCCGGGCTGCGGCCGGTGCGGGTGACGAGCGAGCCGCGCCAGCCGACCGCCGAGGAGGTGCGCACCCTCGACGAGCCCTTCGGGACGCTGATGCTCGAACTGCCCCTCAGGGACGCCGGGTTCCTGCTGCCCACGTGGGAGGAGCTCCTCGAGCTCGTGGACGCGGCACGCGAGCGGGACTCGGTGGTGCACTTCGACGGCGCGCGCCTGTGGGAGTCCACCGTGCACTTCGGCCGGCCGCTGGAGGAGATCGCGGACCTGGCCGACAGCGTGTACGTGTCGTTCTACAAGTCCCTCGCCGGTTACGGCGGCGCGGCGCTCGCCGGGCCGCGGGAGCTGGTGGAGGAGGCCAAGGCCTGGCGGCACCGGTACGGCGGCAACGTCTTCCAGCAGTTCCCGACGGCGCTGTCGGCACTGGCCGGGCTGGAGCGGGAGCTGCCCCGGCTGCCGGAGTACGTGCGGCACGCGCGCGTGGTGGCCGCCGCGCTGCGCGAGGGGTTCGCCGCGGCGGGGTTGCCCTGGAGCCACGTCCACCCGGCCGAGCCGCACACCCACGAGTTCCAGGTCTGGCTGCCGTACGACGCCGAGGCGGTCGCCCGGACCGCGATCCGGACCGCGGAGGAGACGGGCACGATGCTCTTCACCGGCGGCTGGGACGCCCCGGCCCCCCGCCTGGCCCGCACCGAGGTCTCCGTCCGGGCCGAGGGCCTGGCCTGGACCGCGGCCGACGTGCGAGCAGCGGTCGCCGACTTCACCGCCCGCCTCCCCAAGGAGCTTGACGAGTAACCCACCAGCCCCACCGAGCCGCCTCCACCCGCGGTCCGGACGACCACCCGGGACACCACGGGGAACGCCGCCCGTCCCTCGGCTCGCACACCACGTGCCGCCCGCGCACGCCGACCGCGGGCAGCGCGCGGCACGGACGACGGCCGCGGCGGCGGGGGCGGCTTGGGCCCGGCACGGACGACGGCTGCGGCGACGGGGCGGCTTGGGCCCGGGCAGCGAGCCGGGCGACGGGCCGGCGGGCCGGGCGGGCCGGAGACAAGCGGCGGGCGTGGGCCGTTCCGCCACGCCCGGCGTCCCGGGTCTGTGCCGGGACACCGCCCAGAACGCCGCCCGTCCCTCGGCTCGCGCGCACCACTTGCCACCCTCGGGCCCGGCGTGGGAGGGCGCGAGTGTCCGGCGTGGGTGGGTCACCGCGTCGTCGGTCGGCCCTGGGCAGGGCCCGGCGTCGGCGGACGGTCGGGGGCGGCGGGCGCCGGCGGAACCGCCACGCCAGGCGTCCCAAGACTGCGCCAAGGCGCCGGTACAGGCCCGGCAATCCTGCTGTTCGCCCCCCCACCAGCCGCTCGCGGGCGGCGGGCGGGGCAGGTGCGGGTGCTGGCCGGGACAGGCGCGGGTGCCGGGCCGGGGCGGGCCGCCGTGCTCGTCGGTGGGGGTCGGGCCGGGCGTGGGCGGGGCGGTTCTGGGCGGCGGGCGGAAGTGTTGTCAGTGGGGGCGGGCACCATGGGGGCATGAGCGTGCGGATCGATATCGCGGGGCTGCGGCCGGAGAGGGTGGCCGTCGTGCCCGCGCCCCTGGCCGA from Streptomyces sp. 6-11-2 encodes:
- a CDS encoding low specificity L-threonine aldolase; amino-acid sequence: MSDTAEQDARDVRPEERVPDGERHKRLRERRAAACRSAERVLARPAFLGTLRERLALLDGAREVYDLDEASDMYGNGVVEALEEKVAGLLGKEAAAFFPTGTMAQQVALRCWAGRTGNPAVALHALAHPEVHERQAFSQVAGLRPVRVTSEPRQPTAEEVRTLDEPFGTLMLELPLRDAGFLLPTWEELLELVDAARERDSVVHFDGARLWESTVHFGRPLEEIADLADSVYVSFYKSLAGYGGAALAGPRELVEEAKAWRHRYGGNVFQQFPTALSALAGLERELPRLPEYVRHARVVAAALREGFAAAGLPWSHVHPAEPHTHEFQVWLPYDAEAVARTAIRTAEETGTMLFTGGWDAPAPRLARTEVSVRAEGLAWTAADVRAAVADFTARLPKELDE